Proteins encoded within one genomic window of Raineyella fluvialis:
- the coaA gene encoding type I pantothenate kinase, with translation MPDATLSPGNPGPDLGEAGGPYVHRSRADWAELANALPSPLSEETLDRLRGLGDPTSMRDVMEVYQPLTRLLSLHFRHRGNLYRSTNTFLRLDVKRTPFVIGIAGSVAVGKSTTARLLTELLSNWPDHPNVELVTTDGFLYPNEELKRRGIMHRKGFPESYDRRALLRFVMDVKSGRPEVTAPVYSHLSYDIVPGERLVVRRPDIVVVEGLNVLQPARVHADGSTGLTLSDFFDFSVYVDAASEDIRTWYLERFMSLRETAFRDPRSYFRRYAEMSLEGATRQAANIWDTINGPNLALNIRPTRGRATAILRKGANHEVKWVRIRKI, from the coding sequence ATGCCAGACGCGACGCTGTCACCGGGCAATCCCGGCCCCGACCTGGGCGAGGCCGGCGGACCGTACGTGCACCGCAGCCGCGCCGACTGGGCGGAGCTGGCCAACGCGTTGCCCTCCCCGCTGAGCGAGGAGACCCTGGACCGGCTGCGTGGTCTGGGCGATCCGACGTCGATGCGTGACGTGATGGAGGTCTACCAGCCGCTGACCCGGCTGCTCAGCCTGCACTTCCGGCACCGGGGCAACCTCTACCGCTCGACGAACACCTTCCTGCGCCTCGACGTCAAGCGCACCCCCTTCGTCATCGGCATCGCCGGCTCGGTCGCGGTCGGGAAGTCGACCACCGCGCGACTGCTCACCGAGCTGCTGAGCAACTGGCCCGACCATCCGAACGTCGAGCTCGTCACCACCGACGGCTTCCTCTACCCGAACGAGGAGCTCAAACGCCGCGGCATCATGCACCGCAAGGGCTTCCCCGAGTCGTACGACCGCCGGGCGCTGCTGCGCTTCGTGATGGACGTGAAGTCGGGGCGGCCCGAGGTCACCGCACCGGTGTACTCGCACCTGTCGTACGACATCGTGCCCGGGGAGCGGCTGGTGGTGCGCCGGCCGGACATCGTGGTGGTGGAGGGCCTGAACGTCCTGCAGCCGGCCCGGGTGCACGCCGACGGGTCGACCGGGCTGACCCTGAGCGACTTCTTCGACTTCTCCGTGTACGTCGACGCCGCCTCGGAGGACATCCGTACCTGGTACCTGGAGCGGTTCATGTCGCTGCGGGAGACCGCGTTCCGCGATCCGCGTTCGTACTTCCGCCGCTACGCCGAGATGAGCCTGGAGGGCGCGACGCGGCAGGCGGCGAACATCTGGGACACCATCAACGGCCCCAACCTGGCGCTCAACATCCGCCCGACCCGCGGCCGGGCCACCGCCATCCTGCGCAAGGGCGCCAACCATGAGGTCAAGTGGGTCCGGATCCGCAAGATCTGA
- the glmM gene encoding phosphoglucosamine mutase, translated as MGRLFGSDGVRGRANQDLTAELALDLAVAASHVLGESGAQRRLKALVGRDPRISGQFLECAVVAGLASTGVDVVRVGVIPTPGLAHLVRAGGADLGVMLTASHNPMPENGIKFFRAGGWKLDDAAEDAIEAQLLEPWQRPMGAAVGRVSDAPQLVEEYVHHLVSTLRTVTQDNISLVGLKVVLDLANGAGHRTAPAAFRELGAEVVVINGKPDGTNINDRCGSTHPEELQRAVLEHGADLGIALDGDADRAIAVAADGEIVDGDQMIAILALAMQERGLLKGRAVVVTSMSNLGLDHALKDRGIDVIRTDVGDRHVMRAMRDGGYNLGGEPVGHVILRDLATTGDGALTALMLMAVMSDSGAPLAELASVVQRIPQVLINVPDVDKHRVETDADVVAAVAAANAALGARGRVLLRPSGTEQVVRVMVECEDAERSRAVAEGLAAVVAERLTLRTTTPRSTARG; from the coding sequence ATGGGTCGACTCTTCGGTTCGGACGGTGTTCGCGGTCGCGCGAACCAGGACCTCACTGCGGAATTGGCGCTCGACCTGGCGGTCGCGGCGTCCCACGTCCTCGGCGAGAGCGGCGCCCAGCGTCGCCTCAAGGCACTCGTGGGCCGCGACCCCAGGATCAGCGGACAGTTCCTGGAGTGCGCCGTGGTGGCCGGACTTGCCAGCACCGGGGTCGACGTCGTCAGGGTCGGAGTCATTCCGACCCCCGGGCTCGCACATCTCGTGCGGGCCGGCGGCGCCGACCTCGGTGTCATGCTCACCGCGAGTCACAACCCGATGCCGGAGAACGGCATCAAGTTCTTCCGCGCCGGCGGCTGGAAGCTGGACGACGCCGCGGAGGACGCCATCGAGGCGCAGCTGCTCGAGCCGTGGCAGCGCCCGATGGGTGCGGCGGTCGGACGGGTGTCCGATGCCCCGCAGCTGGTGGAGGAGTACGTCCACCACCTCGTCTCCACCCTGCGTACCGTCACCCAGGACAACATCTCCCTGGTCGGCCTGAAGGTCGTGCTCGACCTCGCCAACGGTGCCGGGCATCGTACGGCCCCCGCCGCCTTCCGTGAACTCGGCGCCGAGGTCGTCGTCATCAACGGCAAGCCGGACGGCACCAACATCAACGACCGCTGCGGGTCGACCCACCCCGAGGAGCTCCAGCGGGCCGTGCTCGAGCACGGTGCCGATCTCGGCATCGCCCTCGACGGGGACGCCGACCGGGCCATCGCCGTCGCCGCGGACGGGGAGATCGTCGACGGCGACCAGATGATCGCGATCCTCGCCCTCGCCATGCAGGAGCGAGGTCTGCTCAAGGGCCGGGCCGTCGTGGTCACCTCGATGAGCAACCTCGGGTTGGACCACGCCCTCAAGGACCGCGGCATCGACGTGATCCGGACCGATGTCGGGGACCGGCACGTCATGCGGGCGATGCGCGACGGCGGCTACAACCTGGGCGGCGAACCGGTCGGGCACGTGATCCTGCGGGACCTCGCGACGACCGGTGACGGCGCCCTGACCGCGCTGATGCTGATGGCCGTGATGTCCGACAGCGGCGCGCCGCTCGCCGAGCTCGCCTCCGTGGTGCAGCGCATCCCGCAGGTCCTGATCAACGTCCCCGACGTCGACAAGCACCGGGTCGAGACCGACGCCGACGTGGTGGCGGCGGTCGCCGCGGCGAACGCGGCCCTCGGTGCCCGCGGCCGGGTGTTGCTGCGCCCCTCCGGCACCGAGCAGGTCGTCCGCGTCATGGTCGAGTGCGAGGACGCCGAACGGTCCCGGGCCGTCGCCGAGGGACTGGCCGCCGTCGTCGCCGAACGGCTCACCCTGCGCACCACCACCCCGCGCAGCACCGCCCGCGGCTGA
- the rpsI gene encoding 30S ribosomal protein S9, with the protein MSENVAEIDNAEELDSSFTEGDREIAYRSEGQGAPGTSAPGERQAIVAPGMATGRRKEAVARVRIVPGTGQWSLNGRKLEDYFPSKIHQQLVNEPFVVAGVDGAYDVIARVHGGGPSGQAGAMRLGVARALNAVDAEASRASLKKAGMLTRDSRAVERKKAGLKKARKAPQYSKR; encoded by the coding sequence GTGTCTGAAAACGTCGCAGAGATCGACAACGCCGAGGAGCTCGACTCCTCCTTCACCGAGGGTGATCGGGAGATCGCCTACCGCTCCGAGGGACAGGGTGCCCCCGGCACCTCCGCCCCGGGTGAGCGCCAGGCCATCGTCGCCCCCGGCATGGCCACCGGCCGCCGCAAGGAGGCCGTGGCCCGCGTCCGCATCGTCCCGGGTACCGGTCAGTGGTCCCTCAACGGGCGCAAGCTCGAGGACTACTTCCCGAGCAAGATCCACCAGCAGCTGGTGAACGAGCCCTTCGTCGTCGCCGGTGTCGATGGCGCCTACGACGTCATCGCCCGCGTGCACGGCGGTGGCCCCTCCGGCCAGGCCGGCGCCATGCGTCTGGGTGTCGCCCGTGCGCTCAACGCCGTCGACGCCGAGGCCAGCCGCGCTTCGCTGAAGAAGGCCGGCATGCTGACCCGTGACTCCCGTGCGGTGGAGCGCAAGAAGGCCGGCCTGAAGAAGGCCCGCAAGGCTCCGCAGTACTCGAAGCGCTGA
- the rplM gene encoding 50S ribosomal protein L13: MSTYSPKPGEIERHWHVIDAEGVTLGRLAVAAATLLRGKHKATFAPHIDGGDFVVVVNASQIRLTGKKATDKMAHRHSGEPGGLKSVAYGELLQKDPRRAVELAVWGMLPKNRLSRKLMGKLKVYGGPEHPHAAQNPQPYEIVQIAQ; this comes from the coding sequence GTGTCTACGTACAGCCCGAAGCCCGGCGAGATCGAGCGCCATTGGCATGTCATTGATGCCGAGGGTGTGACCCTTGGCCGCCTCGCCGTCGCCGCCGCGACCCTGCTGCGCGGAAAGCACAAGGCAACCTTCGCCCCCCACATCGACGGTGGTGACTTCGTGGTGGTCGTGAACGCTTCCCAGATCCGGCTGACCGGCAAGAAGGCCACCGACAAGATGGCCCACCGGCACAGTGGTGAGCCGGGTGGCCTGAAGTCCGTGGCCTACGGCGAGCTCCTCCAGAAGGATCCGCGTCGCGCCGTGGAGCTGGCGGTCTGGGGCATGCTCCCCAAGAACCGCCTGAGCCGCAAGCTGATGGGCAAGCTCAAGGTCTACGGCGGCCCCGAGCACCCGCACGCGGCGCAGAACCCGCAGCCGTACGAGATCGTCCAGATCGCCCAGTGA
- the trmB gene encoding tRNA (guanosine(46)-N7)-methyltransferase TrmB, producing MTQTPARRDVVSFVRRSTRMNASQQRNWEAHQARWVLPLAHRELSTSVAPGQPFDAEAIWGRTAPLWLEIGTGNGEACAAIAGRHPEVNYLGFEVFRPAVASALGLVAREGLTNVRFAEVDGVEALAHWIPADSVDRIFTFFPDPWHKARHHKRRLVNPATAALIASRLRPGGSWHLATDWPDYAEHMREVLDGRTDLVNVHLNGSAHRDVDPDGWAPRPEARPLTRFEQRGLAAGRVIRDLVYVRPAAGPAHA from the coding sequence ATGACGCAGACCCCGGCCCGTCGCGACGTCGTCTCCTTCGTCCGGCGCAGCACCCGGATGAACGCGTCCCAGCAGCGCAACTGGGAGGCGCACCAGGCGCGGTGGGTGCTGCCCCTGGCGCACCGGGAGCTGTCGACCTCCGTGGCCCCGGGACAGCCGTTCGACGCGGAGGCGATCTGGGGGCGTACGGCGCCGCTGTGGCTCGAGATCGGCACCGGCAACGGTGAGGCCTGCGCCGCCATCGCCGGGCGCCATCCGGAGGTCAACTACCTCGGCTTCGAGGTCTTCCGGCCTGCCGTGGCCAGCGCCCTGGGCCTGGTCGCCCGCGAGGGGCTGACCAACGTCCGATTCGCCGAGGTGGACGGGGTCGAGGCCCTGGCCCACTGGATCCCTGCCGACAGCGTGGACCGGATCTTCACCTTCTTCCCCGATCCCTGGCACAAGGCGCGCCACCACAAGCGCCGGCTGGTCAACCCGGCCACCGCCGCCCTGATCGCCTCGCGGCTGCGTCCCGGCGGCAGCTGGCACCTGGCCACCGACTGGCCGGACTACGCCGAGCACATGCGCGAGGTGCTCGACGGCCGGACCGACCTCGTCAACGTGCACCTCAACGGCTCCGCGCATCGCGACGTCGATCCCGACGGCTGGGCGCCGCGACCGGAGGCGCGCCCGCTCACCCGCTTCGAACAGCGCGGCCTGGCCGCGGGGCGCGTCATCCGCGACCTGGTGTACGTCCGTCCGGCCGCCGGGCCGGCCCATGCCTGA
- the truA gene encoding tRNA pseudouridine(38-40) synthase TruA, whose product MPDTPAPATTRWRLDIAYDGASFSGWAAQPGRRTVQGELEHWIGQVLRLGSAATLTVAGRTDAGVHARGQVAHVDLPDDAPVDTLLRRLRRVLPADVVVRDVRPAPAGFDARFAAQWRRYVYRLADARSFADPLLRGHVARIRGTLDLAALDAAGRELLGLRDFAAFCKPREGATTIRTLLECSAARHDAAASDGTVEVTVRADAFCHSMVRSLIGALTAVATGQRDLDWLRGVRDATSRQSSILVMPAHGLTLEEVGYPADDELAARAERARAVRELPPPTTPTPDGDCGCA is encoded by the coding sequence ATGCCTGACACCCCGGCCCCAGCCACCACCCGGTGGCGGCTGGACATCGCCTACGACGGTGCGAGCTTCAGCGGGTGGGCGGCTCAGCCGGGGCGGCGTACGGTCCAGGGCGAGCTGGAGCACTGGATCGGCCAGGTGCTGCGGCTGGGCTCGGCCGCCACGCTGACCGTCGCCGGCCGGACCGACGCCGGGGTGCATGCCCGTGGCCAGGTGGCCCACGTCGACCTCCCCGACGACGCCCCGGTGGACACCCTGCTGCGGCGGCTGCGCCGGGTCCTCCCCGCGGACGTGGTCGTCCGTGACGTCCGTCCCGCCCCCGCTGGCTTCGACGCCCGCTTCGCAGCGCAGTGGCGCCGCTACGTCTACCGACTGGCCGACGCGCGCAGCTTCGCCGACCCCCTGCTCCGCGGCCATGTCGCCAGGATCCGTGGCACGCTGGATCTGGCCGCGCTCGACGCCGCCGGCCGGGAACTCCTCGGCCTGCGCGACTTCGCCGCCTTCTGCAAGCCGCGGGAGGGCGCCACCACGATCCGGACGCTGCTGGAGTGCTCGGCGGCCCGCCACGACGCCGCAGCGAGCGACGGGACCGTCGAGGTGACGGTGCGGGCCGACGCCTTCTGCCACTCGATGGTGCGCTCGCTGATCGGGGCGCTCACGGCCGTGGCGACCGGGCAGCGGGACCTCGACTGGCTGCGTGGCGTCCGCGACGCCACCAGCAGGCAGTCATCGATCCTGGTGATGCCGGCGCACGGGCTGACCCTGGAGGAGGTCGGCTACCCGGCCGACGACGAGCTGGCGGCCCGCGCGGAGCGGGCCCGGGCGGTGCGGGAACTCCCGCCCCCGACCACCCCCACCCCGGACGGAGACTGCGGCTGTGCCTGA
- a CDS encoding class I SAM-dependent methyltransferase has protein sequence MPDERLDHYFSTPDSEEHRRTIRVSLRGREVTLQTANGVFSAGRLDPATAVLLKEVPPPGRDVRRVADVGCGYGPIALSLALDCPWLSVDAVDTNARALALTRDNAASLGLGERVATYAPEEVDPSQVYDEIWSNPPIRIGKEALHALLLTWLGRLAPGGRAVLVVGKNLGADTLQRWLEEQGWPTRRLASSKGFRVLESRRG, from the coding sequence GTGCCTGACGAACGCCTCGACCACTACTTCTCCACGCCCGACAGCGAGGAGCACCGCCGTACGATCCGGGTCTCGCTGCGCGGCCGGGAGGTGACGCTGCAGACGGCCAACGGCGTCTTCTCCGCCGGCCGGCTGGACCCGGCGACCGCGGTGCTGCTCAAGGAGGTGCCGCCGCCGGGACGCGACGTCCGCCGGGTGGCCGACGTCGGCTGCGGCTACGGCCCGATCGCCCTCAGTCTGGCCCTGGACTGCCCGTGGCTGAGCGTCGATGCGGTCGACACGAACGCGCGAGCGCTGGCGCTCACCCGCGACAACGCCGCCTCGCTCGGTCTGGGGGAGCGGGTGGCGACGTACGCTCCCGAGGAGGTGGACCCGTCGCAGGTCTACGACGAGATCTGGTCCAACCCGCCGATCCGGATCGGCAAGGAGGCCCTGCACGCGCTGCTGCTGACCTGGCTGGGACGCCTCGCCCCCGGTGGTCGCGCGGTGCTCGTGGTCGGCAAGAACCTCGGTGCCGACACCCTCCAGCGTTGGCTCGAGGAGCAGGGGTGGCCGACCCGTCGGCTGGCGAGCTCGAAGGGCTTCCGGGTGCTGGAGTCGCGGCGGGGTTAG
- a CDS encoding CsbD family protein — MGIGDKASNKAEELGGKAKKVTGRATDNEDLEAEGMAQETKANVKQAGEDVKDAAKDVGHHTRKAKDRF, encoded by the coding sequence ATGGGCATCGGAGACAAGGCATCGAACAAGGCCGAGGAGCTGGGCGGCAAGGCCAAGAAGGTGACGGGTCGGGCGACCGACAACGAGGACCTCGAGGCCGAGGGCATGGCCCAGGAGACCAAGGCCAACGTCAAGCAGGCCGGCGAGGACGTCAAGGACGCCGCGAAGGACGTCGGTCACCACACGCGGAAGGCCAAGGACCGGTTCTGA
- a CDS encoding superoxide dismutase — MMTYQLPDLPYDYNALAPAIVPEIMELHHDKHHATYVKGANTALEQLADARDKGNFGVINKLEKDLAFNLGGHFNHSVFWTNMAPGGSEPTGDVKTALETKFGGLDSFKKEFSAVALGIQGSGWAVLGYDALSQDLRVYQVFDHQGNLPVGQTPLLLLDMWEHAFYLQYKNVKADFVNAWWDVVNWDNVNERLTKAVQA, encoded by the coding sequence ATCATGACCTACCAGCTGCCCGATCTCCCGTACGACTACAACGCTCTGGCCCCGGCCATCGTCCCGGAGATCATGGAGCTGCACCACGACAAGCACCACGCCACCTACGTCAAGGGCGCCAACACCGCCCTCGAGCAGCTGGCTGATGCGCGTGACAAGGGCAACTTCGGCGTCATCAACAAGCTGGAGAAGGACCTCGCCTTCAACCTGGGCGGGCACTTCAACCACTCGGTGTTCTGGACCAACATGGCACCCGGTGGCTCCGAGCCGACGGGCGACGTCAAGACGGCGCTGGAGACGAAGTTCGGCGGCCTGGACTCCTTCAAGAAGGAGTTCTCCGCGGTGGCCCTCGGCATCCAGGGCTCCGGCTGGGCGGTCCTCGGCTACGACGCGCTCTCGCAGGATCTGCGCGTCTACCAGGTCTTCGACCACCAGGGCAACCTGCCGGTCGGCCAGACCCCGCTGCTGCTGCTCGACATGTGGGAGCACGCGTTCTACCTGCAGTACAAGAACGTGAAGGCGGACTTCGTGAACGCGTGGTGGGACGTCGTCAACTGGGACAACGTCAACGAGCGCCTCACCAAGGCTGTCCAGGCCTGA
- the rplQ gene encoding 50S ribosomal protein L17 produces MPTPTKGPRLGGTAAHQRIILANLATQLFEHGSIVTTEAKAKRVRPLAEKMITKAKRGDLHARRVVLKTITDPSVVHVLFTEIAPAMEGRDGGYTRITKIGNRQGDNAPMAKIEVITEKVTPKGEAAPAKAADVTSGPQEDESQAVATQLSEPESGITGDTANVTTDEDLAEEAEVTEADAAQADLDAAATPEEPEAGKATKA; encoded by the coding sequence ATGCCTACCCCCACCAAGGGCCCCCGTCTGGGCGGCACCGCTGCGCACCAGCGGATCATCCTGGCCAACCTGGCCACCCAGCTGTTCGAGCACGGCAGCATCGTGACCACGGAGGCCAAGGCCAAGCGGGTCCGGCCGCTGGCCGAGAAGATGATCACCAAGGCCAAGCGGGGCGACCTGCACGCCCGCCGCGTGGTGCTGAAGACCATCACCGACCCCAGCGTCGTCCACGTGCTGTTCACCGAGATCGCCCCGGCGATGGAGGGGCGCGACGGCGGCTACACCCGCATCACCAAGATCGGCAACCGTCAGGGCGACAACGCCCCGATGGCGAAGATCGAGGTCATCACCGAGAAGGTGACCCCGAAGGGCGAGGCCGCCCCGGCCAAGGCCGCCGACGTCACCTCCGGGCCGCAGGAGGACGAGTCCCAGGCCGTCGCCACCCAGCTGTCCGAGCCCGAGTCCGGCATCACCGGCGACACCGCCAACGTGACCACGGACGAGGACCTCGCTGAGGAGGCCGAGGTCACTGAGGCCGACGCCGCCCAGGCCGACCTTGACGCCGCCGCCACCCCGGAGGAGCCCGAGGCCGGCAAGGCCACGAAGGCCTGA
- a CDS encoding DNA-directed RNA polymerase subunit alpha gives MLIAQRPTLSEEVLDEHRSRFVIEPLEPGFGYTLGNSLRRTLLSSIPGAALTSIKIDGNLHEFSTLPGVVEDVTEIILNLKGLVLTSEEDEPVVMYLRKAGAGEVTAADIQPPAGVEVHNPDLHIATLNRDGAIDMEFVVERGRGYVSSDQNKETEHEIGRIPVDSIYSPVLKVSYKVEATRVEQRTDFDRLVVDVETKPSITPRDAVASAGRTLVELFGLFRELNVEAEGVEIGPSPVDDQYATDLALPVEDLNLSVRSYNCLRREGIHTVGELISRSEQDLLDIRNFGSKSIDEVKQQLATMGLSLKDSAPGFDPYTYAGAGGEDEDEDTDFAETEQY, from the coding sequence ATGCTGATCGCCCAGCGCCCGACCCTGAGCGAAGAGGTCCTCGACGAGCACCGTTCGCGGTTCGTCATCGAGCCCCTCGAGCCCGGCTTCGGTTACACCCTCGGCAACTCGCTGCGTCGTACGCTCCTGTCCTCGATCCCCGGTGCTGCCCTGACCAGCATCAAGATCGACGGGAACCTGCACGAGTTCTCGACCCTCCCCGGGGTCGTCGAGGACGTCACCGAGATCATCCTCAACCTCAAGGGCCTCGTGCTCACCTCGGAGGAGGACGAGCCGGTGGTCATGTACCTGCGCAAGGCCGGTGCCGGTGAGGTCACCGCCGCCGATATCCAGCCGCCGGCTGGTGTCGAGGTGCACAACCCCGACCTGCACATCGCCACGCTCAACCGCGACGGCGCCATCGACATGGAGTTCGTCGTCGAGCGCGGCCGTGGCTACGTGTCGTCCGACCAGAACAAGGAGACGGAGCACGAGATCGGCCGCATCCCGGTCGACTCGATCTACTCCCCGGTCCTGAAGGTCAGCTACAAGGTGGAGGCCACCCGCGTCGAGCAGCGGACGGACTTCGACCGCCTCGTCGTCGACGTGGAGACCAAGCCGTCGATCACCCCGCGTGACGCGGTCGCCTCCGCCGGTCGGACGCTCGTCGAGCTCTTCGGCCTGTTCCGGGAGCTCAACGTCGAGGCCGAGGGCGTCGAGATCGGCCCGTCGCCGGTCGACGACCAGTACGCCACCGACCTGGCCCTGCCGGTCGAGGACCTCAACCTGTCCGTGCGTTCCTACAACTGCCTGCGTCGTGAGGGCATCCACACCGTGGGTGAGCTCATCTCGCGTTCCGAGCAGGACCTGCTCGACATCCGCAACTTCGGCTCCAAGTCCATCGACGAGGTCAAGCAGCAGCTGGCCACGATGGGCCTGTCGCTCAAGGACAGCGCTCCCGGCTTCGACCCCTACACCTACGCCGGTGCGGGTGGCGAGGACGAGGACGAGGACACCGACTTCGCGGAGACCGAGCAGTACTGA
- the rpsD gene encoding 30S ribosomal protein S4, translating to MARYTGPMTKKSRRLGTDLVGNDKAFERRPYPPGVHGRGRTKDSEYSLQLREKQKARFAYGVLEKQFSRYYEEANRQAGRTGDNLLRILESRLDNVVYRAGFASTRRQARQLVNHGHFLVNGKKVNIPSYRVAEHDIIQVKEKSLNIDPFVVARETHSERRVPAWLEARPNQMKIFVHQLPVREQITVDVQEQLIVELYSK from the coding sequence ATGGCCCGTTACACCGGCCCCATGACCAAGAAGTCCCGTCGTCTCGGGACTGACCTCGTCGGCAACGACAAGGCTTTCGAGCGTCGGCCCTACCCGCCGGGCGTGCACGGCCGCGGCCGTACCAAGGACTCGGAGTACTCGCTGCAGCTGCGCGAGAAGCAGAAGGCGCGTTTCGCCTACGGCGTGCTGGAGAAGCAGTTCTCCCGCTACTACGAGGAGGCCAACCGCCAGGCCGGCCGCACTGGTGACAACCTGCTGCGCATCCTCGAGTCGCGTCTCGACAACGTGGTGTACCGCGCGGGGTTCGCCTCGACCCGTCGCCAGGCCCGTCAGCTCGTGAACCACGGGCACTTCCTGGTGAACGGCAAGAAGGTCAACATCCCGTCGTACCGCGTCGCCGAGCACGACATCATCCAGGTCAAGGAGAAGTCGCTCAACATCGACCCGTTCGTGGTCGCCCGCGAGACCCATTCCGAGCGCCGCGTGCCGGCATGGCTCGAGGCTCGCCCGAACCAGATGAAGATCTTCGTGCACCAGCTGCCGGTCCGTGAGCAGATCACGGTCGACGTGCAGGAGCAGCTGATCGTCGAGCTCTACTCGAAGTGA
- the rpsK gene encoding 30S ribosomal protein S11: MATAGRSTGKKVRRKEKKNVVAGQAHIKSTFNNTIISITDPTGQVLAWASAGTVGFKGSRKSTPYAAQMAAEAAGRRAMEHGVKRVDVFVKGPGSGRETAIRSLGAIGLEIGPISDVTPVPHNGCRPPKRRRV, translated from the coding sequence ATGGCTACTGCAGGCCGTAGCACCGGCAAGAAGGTGCGCCGCAAGGAAAAGAAGAATGTGGTCGCCGGCCAGGCGCACATCAAGTCCACGTTCAACAACACGATCATCTCGATCACCGATCCCACCGGCCAGGTCCTCGCCTGGGCGTCCGCCGGCACCGTCGGTTTCAAGGGATCCCGCAAGTCCACCCCGTACGCCGCGCAGATGGCCGCCGAGGCCGCCGGTCGTCGCGCCATGGAGCATGGCGTGAAGCGCGTCGACGTGTTCGTCAAGGGTCCGGGTTCCGGTCGTGAGACCGCGATCCGCTCGCTGGGCGCCATCGGTCTGGAGATCGGCCCGATCTCCGACGTGACCCCCGTCCCGCACAACGGCTGCCGCCCGCCCAAGCGCCGCCGCGTCTGA
- the rpsM gene encoding 30S ribosomal protein S13 produces the protein MARLIGVDLPREKRLEVALTYIYGIGHTRALATLAATGISGDKRVHELTEDDLVALRDFIEANYQTEGDLRREVAADIRRKIEIGSYQGRRHRSGLPVHGQRTRTNARQRKGKRKAVAGKKK, from the coding sequence ATGGCACGCCTGATCGGTGTCGACCTGCCGCGCGAGAAGCGCCTCGAGGTCGCCCTCACCTACATCTACGGCATCGGCCACACCCGCGCTCTCGCGACCCTCGCCGCCACCGGCATCTCCGGTGACAAGCGGGTCCACGAACTCACCGAGGACGACCTGGTCGCCCTGCGTGACTTCATCGAGGCCAACTACCAGACCGAGGGTGACCTCCGCCGCGAGGTCGCCGCCGACATCCGCCGCAAGATCGAGATCGGCTCCTACCAGGGTCGTCGTCACCGCAGCGGTCTGCCGGTCCACGGCCAGCGCACCCGCACCAATGCGCGTCAGCGCAAGGGCAAGCGCAAGGCCGTCGCCGGCAAGAAGAAGTGA
- the rpmJ gene encoding 50S ribosomal protein L36, producing MKVQPSVKKICDKCKVIRRHGRVMVICENPRHKQRQG from the coding sequence ATGAAGGTTCAGCCGAGCGTCAAGAAGATCTGCGACAAGTGCAAGGTCATCCGACGGCACGGTCGCGTGATGGTGATCTGCGAGAACCCGCGCCACAAGCAGCGCCAGGGCTGA
- the infA gene encoding translation initiation factor IF-1, translating to MAKKEGVLELEGTVVEALPNAMFRVELSNGHKVLATISGKMRQHYIRILPTDRVVVEVSAYDLNRGRIVYRHK from the coding sequence ATGGCAAAGAAGGAAGGCGTTCTCGAACTCGAGGGCACTGTCGTGGAGGCGCTGCCGAACGCGATGTTCCGGGTCGAGTTGTCCAACGGCCACAAGGTGCTGGCCACCATCAGCGGCAAGATGCGGCAGCACTACATCCGTATCCTGCCGACCGACCGTGTCGTTGTCGAGGTCTCCGCGTACGACCTCAACCGCGGGCGCATCGTCTACCGACACAAGTGA
- a CDS encoding DUF1707 SHOCT-like domain-containing protein has translation MSSNLPVPRRYRTESGAPVPDQEREDLAARVNDAYTDGRLDDEAYHATLDRVFAARTLGELVPVIEAVGPVPSYQTPAIVGSTGTTKPGELAEIKGPGRAGLVVLGVGAAAVVLLILLLLVLL, from the coding sequence ATGAGCAGCAACCTGCCCGTGCCGCGCCGCTACCGTACGGAGTCCGGCGCGCCGGTGCCCGACCAGGAGCGGGAGGATCTCGCCGCGCGGGTCAACGATGCCTACACCGACGGCAGGCTGGACGACGAGGCCTACCACGCGACGCTCGACCGGGTGTTCGCGGCGCGGACGCTGGGGGAGTTGGTGCCGGTGATCGAGGCGGTCGGGCCGGTGCCCAGCTACCAGACCCCGGCGATCGTCGGGTCGACCGGGACGACCAAGCCGGGCGAGCTCGCCGAGATCAAGGGTCCTGGTCGGGCCGGCCTGGTGGTGCTCGGGGTTGGTGCGGCGGCCGTGGTGCTGCTCATCCTCCTGCTGCTGGTCCTGCTCTGA